Within Armatimonadia bacterium, the genomic segment GACGCAGGTGCGAGTGCGCCATCACGGAGACGTGGCGCGCGTCGAGATGCTGCCGGAGGACCTGTCCCGCCTCGCGGACTCCGGCTGGCGACAAGAGGTTGTGGACCGTGTCAAGCAGGCGGGGTACCTGTACGTGACGGCAGACTTGGGGGGATTCCGGTCAGGGAGCATGAACGAACCCCTCCTGGGCAAGGGACGACCGCAACCATGAGAGCAACTGAGACTGGTCTTGACCGCAGTGTCCTGCGGTGCCGGTTCGTCGTGATCGGCTCTGGCATTGCCGGGCTGTGGGCAGCCCACCATCTGAGCGAGCACGGAGACGTGACGCTCATCACCAAGAGCCAGCTCCAGGAAAGCAACACGGGGTACGCCCAGGGCGGCATCGCCGTGGCGCTCCTGCCCTCCGACTCACCCAGGCTTCATCTTGAGGACACGCTGGCCGCCGGGGATGGGCTGTGCGACGTTCCCGCCGTCGATATCCTGACCCGCGAAGGCCCTCAGGCCGTGCGAGAGCTGATCCGCCTCGGCGCGCACTTCGACAGTCGTGACGGGCAGCTCCTGATGGGTCGCGAGGCCGCACACCAGACCCATCGCATCATCCACGCCCAGGGCGACGCGACGGGTGCCGAAGTCGAACGCGCGGCTTCTGAGGTCGTTCGGGCAGACCCCAGGGTACGGATTCTCGAGCACACGGCGGTTACGAACCTCATCTTGCTCCAGGGCAAGTGCGCCGGTCTTGAGGCTCTGGATGCGATCTCCGGCGAGCGTCTGCGGATCCTTGCCGGAAGTGTCATCATGGCTACCGGCGGCGTGGGCAATCTGTACCGCGTGACGACCAATCCGGCCGTGGCCTCCGGTGATGGCTTCGCTGTCGCCTGGCGTGCCGGTGCCGCACTGCAGGACCTCGAGTTCGTGCAGTTCCATCCCACGGCTCTCGCGGACCCCAGCTTCCCCAAGTTCCTGATCTCCGAAGCAGTACGGGGCGAAGGTGCGGTGCTGCGCAACGCCTCCGGCGAGGCCTTCATGGTCCGCTACTCGCCGACTCAGCGCGACCTGGCGCCCCGTGACGAAGTGTCACGGGCGGTTCTGGCGGAGATGCGCCACGACGGGACCGACCACGTGCAGCTTGACCTCTCCCCTCTTGGCGACCGCAGTGCCATCGAGGAGCGCTTCCCCGGCATCACCAACGAGCTCCGCGAGCGCGGAATCTGGGATGAGAGCAGCTTCGTGATTCCGGTCACCCCGGCTGCACACTACATGATGGGGGGCGTCCGGTCCGACGTGAACGGCCAGACGTCGATTCCCGGCCTGTATGTCTGTGGCGAGGCGGCCTCCTGTGGT encodes:
- the nadB gene encoding L-aspartate oxidase, with translation MRATETGLDRSVLRCRFVVIGSGIAGLWAAHHLSEHGDVTLITKSQLQESNTGYAQGGIAVALLPSDSPRLHLEDTLAAGDGLCDVPAVDILTREGPQAVRELIRLGAHFDSRDGQLLMGREAAHQTHRIIHAQGDATGAEVERAASEVVRADPRVRILEHTAVTNLILLQGKCAGLEALDAISGERLRILAGSVIMATGGVGNLYRVTTNPAVASGDGFAVAWRAGAALQDLEFVQFHPTALADPSFPKFLISEAVRGEGAVLRNASGEAFMVRYSPTQRDLAPRDEVSRAVLAEMRHDGTDHVQLDLSPLGDRSAIEERFPGITNELRERGIWDESSFVIPVTPAAHYMMGGVRSDVNGQTSIPGLYVCGEAASCGVHGANRLASNSLLDGLVFGARSAKAMAAAPDITEAELSSAAALAPRPLALADPALKDWVRDLMWNRVGILRDAQGLASAAAELRTACQRLTRAAHGTYEQVETAAMVQTARLITESALARPESRGAHYRTDYPQANPEWCRHIVLRRGEGGDIILSYAPVLK